A window of Oncorhynchus kisutch isolate 150728-3 linkage group LG10, Okis_V2, whole genome shotgun sequence contains these coding sequences:
- the LOC109897748 gene encoding tripartite motif-containing protein 16-like isoform X2: MAQQGVLLDQDQFCCSVCLELLKEPVTTACGHSYCRICIEDCWDNNVLRGVYSCPQCRETFTPRPTLRKNNMLAEVVEELKKTGLQAAPSPALCYAGPGDVACDVCKGTRKQKALMSCLACLASYCETHLQPHYESPTFMKHKLVKATAQLQEKICSHHDKLLEVFCRTDQQCICYQCVMDEHKGHDTVSASAERTEKQRQLGMSQQKVQQRFQEREKELKELQQAVESFKSYQSLSSISVSSDLPSIIVRPLQYFGDVSQTVSELREKLEDFLKGEWTKISTTVNIVDVVLPPEPKTGEQLLQYSCQLTLDPNTAGTRLSLSEGNRKVSQTRQDQPYPGHPDRFTNNYQVLCREGLSGRCYWEVEWSGVYVITTVSYKDISRTERGNAFGYNNKSWSLQCSSDGYYFRHNNVETKASGPQSSRVGVYLDHKAGTLSFYSVSDTMTLLHRVQTTFTQPLYPGFHLCGTAELVKL, translated from the exons ATGGCTCAACAAGGAGTTCTGCTGGACCAGGACCAgttctgttgttctgtctgtctggagctACTGAAGGAGCCGGTCACTACTGCCTGTGGACACAGTTACTGTAGAATCTGTATTGAGGACTGCTGGGATAACAATGTTCTGAGAGGGGTCTATAGCTGTCCTCAGTGCAGAGAGACCTTCACTCCAAGGCCTACTCTAAGGAAAAATAACATGTTGGCTGAGGTGGTGGAGGAACTGAAGAAGACAGGACTCCAGGCTgctccctctcctgctctgtgCTATGCTGGACCTGGAGATGTGGCGTGTGAtgtctgcaaagggaccagaaaACAGAAAGCCCTCATGTCCTGTCTGGCGTGTCTGGCCTCTTACTGTGAGACTCACCTCCAACCTCACTATGAATCTCCTACTTTCATGAAGCACAAGCTGGTCAAAGCCACCGCACAACTGCAGGAGAAGATCTGCTCTCATCATGACAAACTGCTGGAGGTTTTCTGTCGTACCGATCAGCAGTGTATCtgttatcagtgtgtgatggatgaACATAAAGGCCATGATACAGTGTCAGCTTCAGCAGAGAGGACTGAGAAACAG AGGCAGCTGGGGATGAGTCAGCAGAAGGTCCAGCAGAGattccaggagagagagaaggagctgaaGGAGCTCCAACAGGCTGTGGAGTCTTTCAAG agttatcagtctctctccagtATCAGTGTATCTTCAGACTTACCCAGCATCATTGTCCGTCCTCTTCAGTACTTTGGAGATGTGAGTCAGACTGtgtctgaactgagagagaaactaGAAGACTTCCTTAAAGGAGAATGGACCAAGATCTCCACTACAG tgAATATAGTGGATGTTGTACTGCCTCCAGAGCCCAAGACCGGAGAACAGTTGTTACAAT ATTCCTGTCAGctcacactggacccaaacacagcaggcacacgtctctctctgtctgaaggGAACAGAAAGGTGTCCCAAACACGCCAAGACCAACCATATCCTGGCCATCCAGACAGATTCACAAACAACTACCAGGttctgtgtagagagggtctgtctggacgctgttactgggaggtggagtggagtggggtgTATGTTATTACAACAGTCTCATATAAAGACAtcagcagaacagagagaggtaatGCATTTGGATACAATAACAAGTCCTGGAGTTTACAATGCTCTAGCGATGGTTATTATTTCAGACACAATAATGTTGAGACTAAAGCATCAGGCCCTCAGTCCTCCAGAGTAGGAGTGTACCTGGATCACAAGGCAGGTACTCTGTCCTTCTACAGTGTCTCTGACACAATGACCCTCCTCCACAGAGTCCAGACCACATTCACTCAGCCCCTCTATCCTGGGTTTCATCTCTGTGGTactgctgagctggttaaactgtag
- the LOC109897748 gene encoding tripartite motif-containing protein 16-like isoform X1, whose translation MAQQGVLLDQDQFCCSVCLELLKEPVTTACGHSYCRICIEDCWDNNVLRGVYSCPQCRETFTPRPTLRKNNMLAEVVEELKKTGLQAAPSPALCYAGPGDVACDVCKGTRKQKALMSCLACLASYCETHLQPHYESPTFMKHKLVKATAQLQEKICSHHDKLLEVFCRTDQQCICYQCVMDEHKGHDTVSASAERTEKQRQLGMSQQKVQQRFQEREKELKELQQAVESFKRSAVKGSDMIFAELSRSIERRSSEVKELIRAQVKSQVSQAEGLLEQLKQEIAELRKRSTELEQLSHTEDHITFLQSYQSLSSISVSSDLPSIIVRPLQYFGDVSQTVSELREKLEDFLKGEWTKISTTVNIVDVVLPPEPKTGEQLLQYSCQLTLDPNTAGTRLSLSEGNRKVSQTRQDQPYPGHPDRFTNNYQVLCREGLSGRCYWEVEWSGVYVITTVSYKDISRTERGNAFGYNNKSWSLQCSSDGYYFRHNNVETKASGPQSSRVGVYLDHKAGTLSFYSVSDTMTLLHRVQTTFTQPLYPGFHLCGTAELVKL comes from the exons ATGGCTCAACAAGGAGTTCTGCTGGACCAGGACCAgttctgttgttctgtctgtctggagctACTGAAGGAGCCGGTCACTACTGCCTGTGGACACAGTTACTGTAGAATCTGTATTGAGGACTGCTGGGATAACAATGTTCTGAGAGGGGTCTATAGCTGTCCTCAGTGCAGAGAGACCTTCACTCCAAGGCCTACTCTAAGGAAAAATAACATGTTGGCTGAGGTGGTGGAGGAACTGAAGAAGACAGGACTCCAGGCTgctccctctcctgctctgtgCTATGCTGGACCTGGAGATGTGGCGTGTGAtgtctgcaaagggaccagaaaACAGAAAGCCCTCATGTCCTGTCTGGCGTGTCTGGCCTCTTACTGTGAGACTCACCTCCAACCTCACTATGAATCTCCTACTTTCATGAAGCACAAGCTGGTCAAAGCCACCGCACAACTGCAGGAGAAGATCTGCTCTCATCATGACAAACTGCTGGAGGTTTTCTGTCGTACCGATCAGCAGTGTATCtgttatcagtgtgtgatggatgaACATAAAGGCCATGATACAGTGTCAGCTTCAGCAGAGAGGACTGAGAAACAG AGGCAGCTGGGGATGAGTCAGCAGAAGGTCCAGCAGAGattccaggagagagagaaggagctgaaGGAGCTCCAACAGGCTGTGGAGTCTTTCAAG cGCTCTGCAGTGAAGGGCAGTGATATGATATTTGCTGAGCTGAGCCGCTCCATTGAGAGAAGGAGCTCTGAGGTGAAGGAGCTGATCAGAGCCCAAGTGAAGTCTCAAGTGAGTCAAGCTGAAGGACTCCTGGAGCAACTGAAGCAGGAGATAGCTGAGCTGAGGAAGAGAAGCACTGAGCTGGagcagctctcacacacagaggatcACATCACTTTCCTCCAG agttatcagtctctctccagtATCAGTGTATCTTCAGACTTACCCAGCATCATTGTCCGTCCTCTTCAGTACTTTGGAGATGTGAGTCAGACTGtgtctgaactgagagagaaactaGAAGACTTCCTTAAAGGAGAATGGACCAAGATCTCCACTACAG tgAATATAGTGGATGTTGTACTGCCTCCAGAGCCCAAGACCGGAGAACAGTTGTTACAAT ATTCCTGTCAGctcacactggacccaaacacagcaggcacacgtctctctctgtctgaaggGAACAGAAAGGTGTCCCAAACACGCCAAGACCAACCATATCCTGGCCATCCAGACAGATTCACAAACAACTACCAGGttctgtgtagagagggtctgtctggacgctgttactgggaggtggagtggagtggggtgTATGTTATTACAACAGTCTCATATAAAGACAtcagcagaacagagagaggtaatGCATTTGGATACAATAACAAGTCCTGGAGTTTACAATGCTCTAGCGATGGTTATTATTTCAGACACAATAATGTTGAGACTAAAGCATCAGGCCCTCAGTCCTCCAGAGTAGGAGTGTACCTGGATCACAAGGCAGGTACTCTGTCCTTCTACAGTGTCTCTGACACAATGACCCTCCTCCACAGAGTCCAGACCACATTCACTCAGCCCCTCTATCCTGGGTTTCATCTCTGTGGTactgctgagctggttaaactgtag